The DNA region ggaggaggatgaggaggaaggcGCTGGGGTGGTGCTGCCGGGGTCACGGTGGGGTTTGGGATGTGCAGGGTGCCCCCCCTCGATGGCCAGCCCTCCACCCTCCTTTGAGCTGACTCTGGTGTCGGCCTCCGAAATCGCTGGCCATGTTTGGACAAGTAGCCGGGCCCCTCTCCGGCTCCCGTGGGTCTGCCCTGGCCCCCCAGCGCCGTGCCGGTGGGCGGCAGCAGCGCCCTGGGCAAtgctgggggggtcccacgAGGCTGGAGGTGATAAatcttcccccccgccccgaaacCCAACCCCACTGGGCAGTTGTCACCCCACTGGGGTTTCAGTGACCCACATCCCACCtgcctgggggggggagggatggAATTTGGTCCGAATCCCTGCGAGAAGCTGCTGCCATCAGCTGATTGACAGcgaggggctgggagcgggaTCTGACATGGGGTCCCCAAACTGGGAATGGAGTCCCCAAACTGGGAATGGGGTGCCCAAACTGGCCATAAAGTCCCCAAAGTGGGCAGGGGTTCCCTGGCCATGCTGGGGATGCTGTCTGGGGCAAGGAGCGCTGGAGCCAAGGGacctccctgccccttcccgGGGCCGGATCCGGCATCAGCTGCTCACGGTGACTCAGGGCTGGCCGCCGTCACGTCCTGTCCCCGATGGCGTGACCCTTGCCTGGCACCGTGCCCCAAACCTCCAGCGGGCACCGGGTCTGGATCCATGGGGGCTCAGCCCTGTTGGTCCGCAGCAGGTTTGGCCCCGCGGGTCAGATCCGACCCCAGCAATCACGGGGTGGGGGAGACAGCCCTGTTTGTCCCAGTGCCACCTGCGTGCCGGGGACCGGCTGTGCTGCGAGGAAGGAGCTGCTTTGTCGGCATTTCCTCCGGCCGCTGTGTCCGGGGGTGAGTCACCTCCTGCACCCGCTGCTCCCCATCCCAGATGCCCCACGGCTCTTACGGGGTGGGTGCAGCCAggtgccatggggtggtggggtggcctGGGGGggcttcccctctccctgttGCTGGCTCAGCCCCTTTCCGCTTGCAGCCGCCCCATGACAGGCTGGATgagaagggaaactgaggcacggtgCTGGCACGCACGTGTCAGGAGCCGGCCAGGCTGCTTCCCACGCCGCAGCCCTTTTCCCATACGGCTCCTACCCCACGCCCCTGCTTAATGATGGGCGGCTGCGTGCCACATCCTGCACCGTGTTTATCGGTGCTGGGGCCGTCCacggtgctgctggggctgcgttcaccggggctggggaggaggaaggggctcTTGGGGTGCTGGTTGgcagtgggtgggtgggtgccaCGTTTCCGCTGTCTTCTCCCAACTGTTTTGGTACAAAGGaaggttttggggaggggggtcaGCGCTGCAGTGGGCTGGGAATGTgggacccgggggggggggggggcatcaTCCCAGGAATGGGGGAGCGTCGCCCCAGGGGGGTGCATCACCCCAGGGACAGGGGAGCATTCCCCCAAGAGGGTGCAtctccctggggatgggggagcATCGCCCTGGGGGGTGCATCGCCCTGTGGGTGGGGGAGCATTGCCCTAGGGACCCCATCATCCTGCCTGATGCTGACAGACGGCCCCAGGCGCGCATTCCCAGCGGGGCTCCCGCCGTGGGGCTTGGCCGCAGGCATCCGTGCCGCCCCGATTTGGCAGCAGCTGTCGCGGCACTGGGGCATGGTGCTGCCAGGGGGGTCATGACCCGGCAGCTGGGTGAGCCCCCAAAACTGGGACAGAGCTTATTATAGCTGGCGGGAGCTATTCCCGGGGGTGTCTGACCTGGGTGAAGGGCGGGCGAGGCGGTGGCCGAGCACCCCCCCCGCGCATCCCCGGGAGCGTTGCGGGAAGGGACGGTGCTGGCTGGGGATGGCGATGCCTCACTGGGGGGACGCCCGCTGCCCACATCCCTGCCCTGGTCTCACGTGGGGTCCAGCTTGCCTCTCCCGTGGGGGTTTTTGGGTCCCCATCGATTGTCCCCATCATACATCCCCCTCGGCAACAGCCCCGGGGCACCGGTAGCCCCAGCGTGGCTCCTGCTTGCCCGCATTTAGCATCCCCAAGGGCtcattttggggagggggagcgggggctgcccgTGCCCCTCTGGCTGTATTTTTAGTCCTTTCCTTATAAGGTTGCCATGATTTTTGGGAGCTGCGAGAGGAATGAAGTCATCGCTGAGGTCATCCTGCCTcgtcccccctccccgtcccgGCGCGGGCTCACCCCACAGGGAGTTTTTGTGTGGGCTCCATTGAAATCCCCCTCTGGCCCAGccttaaaggaaacaaaacccttCCCTGGCTGGCAGGGGGCCaggctgcggggggctgcggggggctctTAAAGCACCAGGCCGGCCAGCCCCACGCATGGCCGCGGTCCCTGGGACCCCTGCGCCCCACCTGCCCTtttgcacacgcgtgtgcaccaGCACGGCGCTTCCGTCTGGGCGTGCGAGCGGGTTTCGGCTGTGGGGCTGGTACCTCCGCTTCTCTTTCTGGCCTCCGAAAGCATCGTGTTCCCCAAAATCAGACTGCGTGTGTTCAGCTGGCGAGGTGGAACCAGGCGGGTGCTGCCCTGCGGGGCCTGGCAGCCTCCGGTTCGGGCCGGTGGGTTTTGGTCTCGGAGGGGGGGTCTGATCGGCATCCGAGCTGCAGCCCCGCACCGGGGTCAGGCATGGGGGGACCCGGGCGTGCTCGGTCCCATCGGGGCACACTTGGTCTTGTTGGGGCACACTTGGTCGCGTCGGGGTCAGCTATAGGGGCATGCTGGGTCCCACTGGGCACACACTCGGTCCCATCACGGACACCGTCAGTCCTGTCAGGGACACGCTCGGTCCCGTCGATGCACGCTCGCTCGTGCATTTCTCACAGCCTGCAGATGAGCGTCGCTGGGATTTTGctctccaggctgcagcccctggggtTTGCAAAGCCCCATCAGCCGTCCCCACCCCACCGGCTGACCCCCAGCCCTTGGCAGCCTTGTCccatccttctcctcctcctcctcggggtgaggaaggggctcctcttcccccccgccATCTGTCCCCCCTCGTTGCTTTGTCAGCACCGGCTGGAATGTGGATTAATTTCGGGAGGAATGTCACCCCCCGCCTTGCGAAGCTCCTCACTCACTGCCATCTCCTCCGCAGCATCCCGCCACTGCCCCTCCTTACCCGGGGACCCTGGCGTCCGGGCAGCCCTGCTTTTGGGGGACCActtggggggacagggggggtCTCGGGAGGGAGTTACCGGAGCTGCCATCGGCCGCTGATGGGCTGACGCTGCCCAGGCCTTGCTGAAAGGGTGCATTAGGGCCAAGGGCTGATTGAACGCAGGCTCGGTGTCTGATTAAACTAATAggaggggttgttttttttttattacggTGTTTGGATCTGTTGGAGTTTAGCCTTAAAAGGAAACCGTCGCTTtcgggcaggggagggggccgggggcttcGCATAGAAGAAGGCAGATAAATGTTGGGTCCTTATCGGTCCCTGGCTCCGAGCATCCCCAGGCGCTGGCACGGGGACGGCCAGGCCAAATCCGGCGTGTGGGCGAGCGGCGGGgccagccaggctggcagccagtccccgagcacCCAAGGAGTGATGCTGAGCACACCCGTGGGTGCGAGGCTGTCGGTCCCCAGGGAAGCCGTGGCTGCCCGGGTGCCCTTGTCCCCTCGCCCGGGGTGACTCAGCCCTTTGCCCAGCATAAAGGAGCCCATTCTCCGGACGGAGGCTGATTTATGCGCCTCTTCCCGTGCCATCCCCACGCCTGGCCACACAACGGGGTGATTGAGCCCCCTTGGCTCCttgcagcccccctgcagcccagcaccctTTGGGAGAAGGGGCAAAGCTGCGTCTGCCAGGGCGACGGGGTCTCTGCCGTGGTGCTCGGGGTAcccggcagctcctggggctgggcagctgcATGCTGCCCCGCGGGCAGCCTGCCCGATCCGGGCAGGAATAGCGCTGGTTTTGCTGGCTCATTGCTGAAGGCGCTGGCACGGGGATGGGGTGGGCTGGTATCCCGTCCCGCTCCGGCTGGCCAGCCCAGGCGGCTGTCAGGGAAGTGCCCGGCCAGCAGCTAGCCCTGAGCGGCATCCGTggggccctggggctgggggagctttGGCCCAGGGGGGTACATTGCCCCGGGAATGGCTGAGCTTCGTCCTGGGGACCCTGTCCCCAACCCGTGCTGATGGACGGCCCCGGGCGCGCTTTCCTGGTGGGAAGCAGCCTGGCAGTGCAGCCTCCTCAAGCTGtgccctctcctgcccccccagccctgccctggggctgctgcccccgcccctcctgtcccccccgAGCTGCCCGGCTGCGAGAATGAAGAGAGCCGGGCTGCAGCGGGTCCAAGCAGGAGGACAAGGCTTTATTAAATTAACGTCAAGGCAGCGAATACATCCGGCGTGGGTCAGCCCTGTGAGCATCAGCGAgttggggctggggacccctgGGCGCCCTTGCTCTGAGGCGCTGGGCCCTGGGGTGCAGCgtgtgggggtccccagcctcTGGCTGGGCTTCCCGGGATGGATGCGCTGGGGGGCACTGAAGGGGGGAGATCACAGGGAAGGGGGAAACATGGGgtttaaattaaatacagcCACGGCAACCCACCCAGAGGGGGCACAAAATGAGGCTGGGGTCCCAGAGCAAGCATGCAAATTTGGGAGGCCCGGGGAGGGGACTGAGCTTGGTGGTTCTTCACTCTGAAAAGGGgtgcaaaaaaaatccacacaaaTGTGTTAAAAATCATAAGGAGATGGAGAAGCGTTAGGTGGGCGGGTGGGCGAAGTGAGGGTGCTGGGTtttggcagggagggggctaCTGGAGGGGTCCCCCCCCGCCACAGTCACTCATCCCCCAAGGACCAGGGCTCCTGCTCGGCTCTCAGCCGGCACGCTGGCGGTTCATCGGGCGCGAGGCACAAGACGTCGTCCCCCAAAGGGGACGGCACGGGGATGGCGTCGGCCCCGCTGTGCTTGCCACACGGAGTGGCATCAGCCAGCTTGGCGGCGATGGCATCTGCGGGAGCAGGGGGCTGCGGTGGCATCACTGCGGTGGGGTCTGGGGTCTCTGCGGGGAACTCCTGTGCCGGCGGCACGCCGCTGATGCTGTTCAGCACCTCCTCAGTGAATTCGGCCAGGTCCTCCAGGCTGGCCTCCCGGTGCAGCCCGTTCTCAGCCCGAACCGGACCTTCCGTCCCCAGTGCCACATCCGCTGGTGCCTCCTGCACTGTTGGCTCCTCCTCGCTGGATGAGGCGGGCGAGGAATCTTCCCCAGTGTCCTGAGGTAGCTTGGTCCCACTGGGATGCCACTGCCCGCCCTCGGCCGCCCTTGCCCCCATCACCAGCTCCTGATTGAACTCCAGGGCTTGCTCAACTATTTCCAAAATATCTGAGTCTTTCATGATGTCCACCGGCACCTTTGCAGAGAGATCAGCTGCCTCTGGGCTTTCTTTAATTATCTCCGGAAAACCTTCCTGCCCCGGCACAGAGCCCGGCCGAGGTGCGTCGGCCTCGGGGTGCTCCTCGTCCCTGGCTGGGGTAGGGCTGTAACCGTCTGGTGCTTCCTCCTCCACAGCTGGCAGGTCATCCGATGTCTGCTCCGCTTGGTCAGGCAGCAGAGAGACCGGCATCACCTGGGCCTGGAGCCCTGTCAGAGGGATGGGCTCGGCTGTGTCGTGGTGAGCTGTGCCGggctcatcctcctcctcctcctcctcctcctgccccaccagccccaggttGCAGCCTGGGATCATTTCGCCTCTGCTGACATTGCTCTCCTGCTCCACTGTACTGTCGAGGTTCTCGACCGATTCGGTGGCCAAGCCCTCTGAGTGCCCTGGTCTGTCACACACGCTGGAGCCTCCGACACCCTGGGCTGCTAACAGCTCCGTGGCCCCAGGGAAGCCAGGATCTGCCTTGGGCACAGCTGGACCTTCCTCCAGCTCAGCAGTAAACCCCCCAGCATCGTCCTCATTCTCATCCTCATCCTTTGGCATCTCAGGTTCTTCTGTGGGCATCTTCATGTCTTCATCTGCTTCACCAACAAATGCCTCAAAGTGCCCTTCATCTTCTGGCACTGGAGACACTTCTCCAGGAGCTTCCAGATCATCTTTGCTGGCTTCGGTTGCTTCAACTTTAATTTCTTCAAAGTCCTCAGAGATCTCGGCTTCCTCTGAGCTGGACGTCTCTTGGTTGGGAGCAGAGACCATGAAatagccttcctcctcctcggcaCCCTCTGCTGCAGGGGCTACCTCAGTCCCTGCCTCCTCTTCGCAGCTCTCCGTGGGAGTTGGGGGCTTGTCCCTCTCTTCCAGCCATCCTTCATCCTCTGGAGCTATTTCAGATGCAGGAGCTGTCTCTGTGGCCTCCTCAGTCTCCGGAGGGTTTTGGCTGGGTGCAACCACAGGCAGCATCTCCCCTTCATAGAGGTGCAAGGGTGTGCTGTCTGGCAGCGTGTCCTCCAGCTCCACCCTCCTGCCCATCCCTGGTGCCTGCTCCAGCTCTCCCAATTGCCCAGCATCCTCCTCCGCCAACTTGCCACTTTCCATGCCCTCACCTGGAGCCTGTGGAAGTGCCACAgggccagtgctgctgctctccgGCTGTCCTGGGTCCGAGCCAAGCTCGTTGTCAGCTTCATCGTCCTGCACCTCCCATGACTCCTCCAGAGCCTCGGCCAGCTCCTGGCTGTCCCCTCGCCCGGGGGCATCTGCGGGTGCCCAGGCAGGCTGCCCAACGGTGCCCTCCTGCTCATCCCtcgccagccccggggctggctcAGCCTCcggtggtggctgctgctggctcatCTCCTGGCTCTCGGCAtcttcttcatcatcttcccgggtttcctccagctctgctggtgaCATGTCGCCTCTCTCCTCACTTTCCAGCCCTCCTGCACTTGTTGGGGTGTCATCTGCCCAGGTTGGCTCTtctgtccccagagccccctctGCGTCCTCTGCTGTCACCTCCCAGTCCTCTGGATGGGGCTTTTGGCTGTTGCCAtcatcccccctgccccagggctcctgtcccagctctggctccagctcctcctgctgcagcacctcTTCCACAAAGCCATTTTCCTGCAGGTCCCCGGGCTCCTCCcaggctctgctctcctgccccagggTTTCAGGtcctgcagcctctcctgccccagggtcttctcctcccagcacctccccgCTGgcctctcccttttctccctcaCCATCTTTTGCTCTGCCTGGGTCCTCCCCTCCCACAGCATCTTCTTCAGCCCCTGATGAAACCTCTTCTGCTGGGATGGCCTCATGGATGTTTGAGGGCTCCTGCTCTGGGCACATTTCTTGCCCTGGGTGTGTCTCCtgccccctttcctcctctgcagccagatCCATCTCTCTCATGGGCATTTCCCGATGCTCAAAATTTTCCTGCATTCCATCAACAAGGTCCTCTTCCAGGTGACTCTCTGTGGGCAAAACTGGGTGGCTTCCCACAGGGACAGCATGAGCAGCTTCAACTTCCCTTTGCAGGGACTTTCCTTCTTGCAAATCCATCCCTTCACCCTGGAAATCGTCATCTTCCCCACAGGGGCTATGTGatcccctctcctcctcatcctccaaGGGCTGCAATGCCTCCCTGCTTGGGGCCTCTGCCTCATCCTCTCCTCGCTCTGGATCTTCCTGGACAGTGCCTGCCTGGCCAGGGCCACTCACGTCCTCTTCCTGGGCCACCACGTCTGGTTCCCTTGAGCTCAGCACAGTGGGCATCTCCTCCTCCCACACTCCCATCTCTTCCCAGCTTGCCGTGGCACTTAGGGAAGCAGCCGTGCCACAGGGATGTGGTCCTGGTGGGGATGCAGCTCCGTCCTGCAGAGCGCTGCTCTCCGTACCCAGCCCCTGGAGCACGGCTTCCCCagccctctcctctgctttggGGGCTTCACCATCCCCGGCACCCTCGGAGGGGTCttgcccttcccctgcccctctgcaAGCCTCTACGGGGGGAACAGGGCTGAGCGTGGGCTCTTCTTTGGGCTGAGCatcatctttcatttccttGAGAGCATCCTCCAGCGCCTCGCTGACCAGCTGGGCTGGGTACTGCAGGCTGCGGGTGGGTGCCGTTCCTGGGGGCTCGGCACTGGTGGTGTGTGTCTCCGCTGTGGCTCTGGGCAGAGAATGCTCCTTCCCTTGGCTCATCTCAGCCCTGTCTCCCCCTGGCCAGGCAGGACCCTCTTCCCCCAGACTCCCCAGCTCTGGTGGCATGTggctgggggggtccggggAGAAAGAAGGGGCAGCTTTGCCGGCCTGCAAGGGGCGGCTGGGGGTACCTGGctccctggctgtgctggcagcctgTGGTGCCGTGGCACAGAGGACCGAGCTGATTTTCTGGATCTCCCTGGCACCAGGGCTCTGGCTTTTGGGTGTCAGGGCATCACTTTGGGCTTTTGCTGactgccccctcccctctgccctggggAAGATGGAGGGGCTGGTGCGGTGGTCCCGGGGCAGCAGCCGCCTGGCCTCGACACTTGCCGGTGCcaacttgctgctgctgctcacctcCAGCTTGAGATCTGCAAAGAGCAAGGGGGAGTGCAGTGAGCATGCTGAAAAGCCACTCATGcatctcccccatccctcccctgcTGCCTGGGTGTCTCTCACTGCCCTCTGCCCCCTCTCCTATTTTTAAACAGCCCCTTCATGGAAAGCGGGAAATTCCTCACTCGAGTGCAGCCAATGCCAATGCTCCTGGGAGATTCGGCACCGTATGACGACGAtgctctgcctggctgcagccacAGTCAGGTCTTGCTGCTGGGGGAAGCGTGCAGGTGACAGGCTTtccttgttggttttttttggaggaaaaaggaaatgctcAGCTTGTTACAACAGCCCGCAGTCCTGCTGGGCACGCGGATCCACTCCTGCCCTCCCCATGCAGGGGAGGAACTAAAACAAGAGGTTAAGAAGCAGATAAGCCCTTATCTGCACCGCGGCGGCTGTGAGCCCTGTGCCAGGAGCCCCCCAGCCGCCATTCGCACCTTCCTATCATGGCTGAGCAATCCCTGCCAGGAAAATGCTTGTGTCTATATTCAGCCTCATCCCCTGAACCCCCCCGAGGCGATGCagtggcggtgctggggctggtgccggggctggtgctggtggtCCCTTACCTCGCAAGCCGTTGGCCAGCTTGTATTCCCCAGCTGGCATTTGCAAGCGGGTGCTCTCTGCTTCCAGCAGCGTCCTGCAAGGAAAGGAGCGGggtgggtgctatggggtgcgTGGGTGGGCATCTGCACCATGGTGAGAGCTGAGCTGCTCCCTGTGCACCCCAGCAAACCCCGCTGGGCTATGGCGGCTACTTTGCaggtaaactgaggcacaaaagGGCTATAGATGGTTTTGCTGCCCTGTCCCGGCTCGTGGGGAGGCCGGGGGGACCGGATCAGCCCCCCTTGCTCCTGTCTCCCGTCCCATCCCCCCGTCCCCAGGATTAGTGTCCATGCTGGGTGACATCATGCTCTGCCGGGGAGGCCCCACAGCTCGGCTGGGGACAGCCCCTATTCTCATGCTAATTGTCCCCCCAGTCCCCTGGCAGCCTGCCTTTGTCTGGGGCCATCTGGAAGGGCTGGAAGaggggcgaggggctgccccTATGCAAGACCCAGAGACCTGCCTTGTGTCCGAGACCTCTCCTGTGCCCACCGTGGTGCAGGGTTtggccccagctccctgcaggcgGCTGTGTTGGGGaagcagctgctccccagccctgtccccatcgGGCACCTCACCTGTAGGTTGCCACTTCCAGGCTGAGGGACATCTTGAGGTGCAtgagctgctgcctgtcctCCAGCACCTGGGCGATCTGCACCCGCAGGGtctgcttctcctgctccagggcTTCCATCGCCAGCTGCGGGCAgcatggggggggggtcagggacacctcagccctgcctgagccctccctgtccctgccatACGTGGGACAGTGCCAGTGGCTCTCGCTTCCACCCAGTGCCCCTCGAGGTACTGCGGGGAGAGAGGTCCTGGGCACTTGATTTTAGCATGAGGTCACTGAGGATGGGAGGAGGGGGGCAAGGAGAAGAGCAGGGCTGAAGAGTGAGGGAGAGGTGACTGccggaggagggaggaaaggctgGGGGGATTCGGGACTGCAAGACGCCGGCGTGGGAAAGAAGCATCTTCTGGGCAAGCAGCCAAGGCCACAGCACGCTTTGCTCTGTGGTGCCCGTGGCTGGTCCCCGGACCTGGAACAAAGAGGGACCCTTCCCTGGGCAGTGTCCGCGCCATCCCCGGCATTTCCAACCCTGTCTGCTGCGCCACCTCCCTCTGCTGAATGACTTTTGCAGCTGTTGGgttgcagctgcagcaaagTCGGTCAGAGTTTATCCTCCCCACAACCCcccccactgcctgcacccagcaccgGGGGGCAACGGGCAGGGGCTGCCATTCCCCTGCTACCCTGGCTCTGGAGCCCAGCGGCACAtggagcagcagccccgggcagggTTGTGGGGGAGGACCCAGTGTCTGGGTGCTGCTCCCCTGCAGTGGGGTGGCGCCGGGTCCTTGTTGTGATGGGGACAAGGATgtcccagagctgctctgctcttcctcctgccctccctaGCTTCTTCTCCATCTGCAGCTCATCGAGGGCCACCGTCCATCCCTGCCCTGCGGTTTGCTGCCTCCATCTTACCTCCTCCTATCCATCTCCCCCGTCCCTTTGCAGGGTGTGGgtgccctgggcaccccccaggcacccacagcaccctgctctccctctccccaggtgccttcccactgcttttgCCCACCTGGAACTTCTCTGCCTCCCCACgctgctcctgccactgccGGGCCAGGCTCTCCTCCAGCATCTCCTTCCGTGCTTTGAGCCCTGCCAGGTCTTTCTccaggtgctgcagctgcagctggctctgctggtTGTCCTCCACCGCCTTCCAGAGGTTCTCCTTGGCCTGGCAGAGGGAACCCTCCAGCTGTGACACCTCCGTCTTGTAGGTCTCCACTGCCCCTTTCCAGATCTCCGAGAGCCTCTTGGAGTAGTCCTCCACCTCCACCGGCTGGAAAGCCACTGGTGCACAGCGGAAGCTTTCCAGGCTCTGTGAGAAGCTTGCGATCTCCTGGTCCAGtcctgctttctcctcctcGTGCACCTCCAGCAAGGCTTccacctccttctccagctgcacAGCTCTCTCCTTCAGCCAGATCTgagctctcctctcctcctccagctccttcctgcTCAAGGACAGCTGCTTCTTGGCTTCTTCTCGGGCTGCCTGCTCCTTCTGGCACCTGCTTTTCACCTGCTGGACCTCCTCGTAGAGGTTGTCCCTGGCCAGCTCAGCTGTGCACTTCTCCCTGAAGGCATGATCCAGTGCATCCCGCAGGGCTCGCAGCTCCTCCTCGTACTTTGCCCGCCACGAGTCCCCAGCAGGGCTGCCCTTGGCACTCTGGATTTCGGCTCGCAGCAcctcattttcctcctccagGAACTTCACGCGGGCCAGGTACGCCTCCAGCCGCTTGTTGAGGTCCCACATTTGCAGCGATTCCTCGCCCAGGGCTCTCGCCCCCGTGAAACTTTCTGTGCTCAGCATTGGCGTTGCCGGAGGATGCTGGGGCTCTGGTGCCGGCACTGCCAGAGGATGCCGGAGAGGATGCCGGGGCTCTGAACaagagggaaggcagggagggaagcgAGTGGCTGGGAGTGGAGGGGAGCGCAGCTATTCATACTGCACTCCGGGCAAGTGGGAGGCCCCTGAGACCCGGGCGAGCAGTGGGGCTTAACTCTTCCGCAGCCGGGACGGCTCCAGCCCACGTGGGCTCAACGCCTGCTGTGGGACGGctgagccctgctccagcaaacACCACCGTGATttccctgccctggggaagggCAAGCAAGGTGTTtctttgcactttgggagggtGGCTTGAGGTGTTGGATTCCCCCCCGGCCTCGGTGTGTCTCAGCTGGGAAAATCCCCCCAACAAAGCCAGAGTGCCATGCCAGGGTGCTGGAGGGCTGCTGTGGGTCTTGGCAGATGCCTGTCCTCGAGGGCTTTGCTGCAGGCATCCCGCCGCGGCAGCTCACTGGCCCCACGCTGCTCCAAAACCTGGGGCCAAGGGAGCCCAGCCAGGGCCCATCGAGGGTCTCACAGTCCTGGGGAGGTGATGGCTGCACCAGGGACACCAGTGCCTCTTGGTGGCTGGGGCAGTTTTGGGCTCAGCACAAGCCATGGCTGAGCCGGTGCCCTCTATCTGGCCATACGG from Pelecanus crispus isolate bPelCri1 chromosome 22, bPelCri1.pri, whole genome shotgun sequence includes:
- the NES gene encoding nestin, whose product is MLSTESFTGARALGEESLQMWDLNKRLEAYLARVKFLEEENEVLRAEIQSAKGSPAGDSWRAKYEEELRALRDALDHAFREKCTAELARDNLYEEVQQVKSRCQKEQAAREEAKKQLSLSRKELEEERRAQIWLKERAVQLEKEVEALLEVHEEEKAGLDQEIASFSQSLESFRCAPVAFQPVEVEDYSKRLSEIWKGAVETYKTEVSQLEGSLCQAKENLWKAVEDNQQSQLQLQHLEKDLAGLKARKEMLEESLARQWQEQRGEAEKFQLAMEALEQEKQTLRVQIAQVLEDRQQLMHLKMSLSLEVATYRTLLEAESTRLQMPAGEYKLANGLRDLKLEVSSSSKLAPASVEARRLLPRDHRTSPSIFPRAEGRGQSAKAQSDALTPKSQSPGAREIQKISSVLCATAPQAASTAREPGTPSRPLQAGKAAPSFSPDPPSHMPPELGSLGEEGPAWPGGDRAEMSQGKEHSLPRATAETHTTSAEPPGTAPTRSLQYPAQLVSEALEDALKEMKDDAQPKEEPTLSPVPPVEACRGAGEGQDPSEGAGDGEAPKAEERAGEAVLQGLGTESSALQDGAASPPGPHPCGTAASLSATASWEEMGVWEEEMPTVLSSREPDVVAQEEDVSGPGQAGTVQEDPERGEDEAEAPSREALQPLEDEEERGSHSPCGEDDDFQGEGMDLQEGKSLQREVEAAHAVPVGSHPVLPTESHLEEDLVDGMQENFEHREMPMREMDLAAEEERGQETHPGQEMCPEQEPSNIHEAIPAEEVSSGAEEDAVGGEDPGRAKDGEGEKGEASGEVLGGEDPGAGEAAGPETLGQESRAWEEPGDLQENGFVEEVLQQEELEPELGQEPWGRGDDGNSQKPHPEDWEVTAEDAEGALGTEEPTWADDTPTSAGGLESEERGDMSPAELEETREDDEEDAESQEMSQQQPPPEAEPAPGLARDEQEGTVGQPAWAPADAPGRGDSQELAEALEESWEVQDDEADNELGSDPGQPESSSTGPVALPQAPGEGMESGKLAEEDAGQLGELEQAPGMGRRVELEDTLPDSTPLHLYEGEMLPVVAPSQNPPETEEATETAPASEIAPEDEGWLEERDKPPTPTESCEEEAGTEVAPAAEGAEEEEGYFMVSAPNQETSSSEEAEISEDFEEIKVEATEASKDDLEAPGEVSPVPEDEGHFEAFVGEADEDMKMPTEEPEMPKDEDENEDDAGGFTAELEEGPAVPKADPGFPGATELLAAQGVGGSSVCDRPGHSEGLATESVENLDSTVEQESNVSRGEMIPGCNLGLVGQEEEEEEEDEPGTAHHDTAEPIPLTGLQAQVMPVSLLPDQAEQTSDDLPAVEEEAPDGYSPTPARDEEHPEADAPRPGSVPGQEGFPEIIKESPEAADLSAKVPVDIMKDSDILEIVEQALEFNQELVMGARAAEGGQWHPSGTKLPQDTGEDSSPASSSEEEPTVQEAPADVALGTEGPVRAENGLHREASLEDLAEFTEEVLNSISGVPPAQEFPAETPDPTAVMPPQPPAPADAIAAKLADATPCGKHSGADAIPVPSPLGDDVLCLAPDEPPACRLRAEQEPWSLGDE